A region from the Melanotaenia boesemani isolate fMelBoe1 chromosome 11, fMelBoe1.pri, whole genome shotgun sequence genome encodes:
- the pip5k1bb gene encoding phosphatidylinositol 4-phosphate 5-kinase type-1 beta — MSTTTENGLAGPRSTSREKTYKKTTSSALKGAIQLGIGYTVGNLTSKPDRDVLMQDFYVVESVFLPSEGSNLTPAHHYPDFRFKTYAPLAFRYFRDLFGIKPDDYLYSLVNEPLIELTNPGASGSLFYLTSDDEFIIKTVQHKEAKFLQRLLPGYYMNLNQNPRTLLPKFYGLYCIQSGGINIRLVVMNNVLPRSVKMHYKYDLKGSTYKRRASRKEREKACPTYKDLDFQDMHEEGLYFDTETYNNLMKTLQRDCRVLESFKIMDYSLLLGVHVLHQSHREGGEPGQAGGDGRRSVGQRVLYSTAMESIQGDGKAAEALTTDDTMGGIPAKTHKEEKLFIFLGIIDILQSYRFIKKLEHSWKALVYDGDSVSVHRPGFYASRFLKFMSTRVFRKMQLIRFSPSKRTRTSIPALKSSSQEILSSDERNEEDRRDRLGGARSLASLDGQAVFGSYLRPDLVPANPFSYEGSSMGTISTSSIFVSVDNQTEERDDVASSSTFTLEDSAICLTSEQSTMDVDIDRDDGSVLDVYL, encoded by the exons ATGTCTACCACAACTGAAAATGGGCTGGCGGGGCCTCGGAGTACAAGCAGAGAGAAAACCTACAAGAAG ACCACGTCATCGGCCTTGAAGGGAGCCATTCAGCTCGGAATTGGCTATACAGTGGGGAACCTCACCTCCAAACCAGACAGAGACGTGCTTATGCAAGATTTCTATGTGGTGGAGAGCGTATTTCTACCCAG TGAAGGAAGCAACTTGACCCCAGCTCATCACTATCCTGACTTCCGCTTCAAGACCTATGCCCCTCTGGCTTTCCGCTACTTCAGAGATCTGTTTGGCATCAAACCAGACGACTACCTG TACTCCCTTGTAAATGAGCCACTGATTGAGCTGACGAACCCTGGGGCCAGCGGTTCTCTCTTCTACCTAACCAGCGATGATGAGTTCATCATCAAAACTGTCCAGCACAAAGAGGCCAAGTTTCTGCAGAGACTGCTACCTGGATACTACATG AACTTGAACCAGAATCCACGCACATTGCTGCCCAAGTTTTATGGCTTGTACTGCATCCAGTCCGGTGGCATTAACATCCGGCTGGTGGTGATGAACAACGTGCTGCCTCGTTCCGTCAAAATGCACTACAAATATGACCTGAAAGGATCCACCTATAAAAGACGAGCGTCTAGGAAAGAGCGGGAGAAAGCCTGTCCGACCTACAAAGATCTGGACTTCCAGGACATGCACGAGGAAGGGCTTTATTTTGACACAGAGACATACAACAACCTAATGAAGACTCTGCAGAGAGACTGCCGG GTGCTGGAAAGTTTTAAGATCATGGACTACAGTCTGCTGCTGGGTGTACACGTTTTGCACCAGAGCCACAGGGAGGGGGGTGAGCCGGGCCAGGCAGGGGGGGACGGCAGGAGGTCCGTGGGTCAGAGGGTGCTTTACTCCACCGCCATGGAGTCGATCCAAGGAGACGGCAAGGCAGCTGAAGCCCTCACCACTGACGACAC GATGGGCGGCATCCCTGcgaaaacacacaaagaagaaaagctgTTCATCTTCCTGGGTATCATTGATATCCTACAGTCTTACAG GTTcattaaaaagttggaacactCGTGGAAAGCTCTGGTGTACGATGGC GACTCTGTGTCGGTCCATCGGCCCGGGTTTTACGCAAGCCGTTTCCTCAAATTCATGAGCACGCGGGTCTTCAGGAAAATGCAGT TAATTCGTTTCTCCCCTTCAAAGAGGACTCGCACTTCCATCCCTGCTCTGAAGTCGTCCTCACAGGAGATCCTTTCTTCAGATGAGAGGAACGAGGAGGACAGGAGGGACAGGCTCGGAGGGGCTCGCAGCCTGGCCAGTCTGGATGGACAAG CTGTCTTCGGTTCATATCTTCGTCCGGATTTGGTCCCTGCCAACCCGTTCTCCTACGAGGGCTCCTCCATGGGAAccatctccacctcctccatctTTGTTAGTGTGGACAACCAAACAGAAGAGAG AGACGACGTTGCATCCAGCTCCACGTTCACCCTAGAGGACAGCGCCATCTGCCTCACTTCAGAGCAGAGCACCATGGACGTGGACATTGATCGCGATGATGGATCTGTTCTCGATGTATACTTG TGA